AGCGCCCCGACGGCCGCCTTGCGGTCCTTGTCGCCCGGATCCTTGCCCGACAGGAACGCCATGCGCTTGCACCCCATCTCGACCGCCTCGTCCACGCTGTCTTGCAGCGAGTCGACGGCATGCTTGCGCTCGGCCTCGTCCAGGCTGTTCAAGTTGAGCTTCCCCATCAGAACCACCGGCTGCGCCCCAAATCCCACCTGGATATGCGATGCCCACAGGACATGCTTCACCGCCTGGCGCTCGCCCGGGTCTTTCACCCGCGTGATCTCGACCGCGCCGAAGAATGGATCCTCGGCGATCCTGGCGACGCTGTCCGCGATCGAACCCTCGCCGCTCATCGTTTTCGGAAAGGCCATGAAGTGCACGATGCTCATCGTGCAATACTGGTTCCAGTGCTTGTCCATCGAGACTCCTCCGCCCCCTCAGTCCGGCGGCGCCACAGGGAATTCGGGCGCTTTGCCCTCAATCACCGCCATCACGTCTTGCACGGCCAGCGCCATGCGGTACAACGCCTCGTCGGTGTGCGCCGCCATGTGGGGCGACACCACGACGTTCTCCAGCTTCAGCAGCGGACTGCCGGCGGGCAGCGGCTCGGGGTCGAACACATCCAACCCTGCGCCGGCGATCCAGCCCTCCTGCAGTGCCCGCAGCAGTGCTGCCTGGTCGACCACCGGGCCGCGCGAGCTATTGATCAGATAGGCGCTTGGCTTCATCTTGCGCAAGGCGGCCTCGTTGATCAGGCCCCTAGTCTCGGGGACCAACGGCACGTGGACCGAGACGAAGTCCGCCTGGGCCAGGACTTCATCCAGCGAGGCCCGCCGTGCTCCGAGGGCGTCCTCGACCTCAGGGTAGGCTACGACGTCATAGTACACGATCGGCATGTCCAGGCCCAGATGGCAGATCTTCGCCAGCCGCTGGCCGATCTTGCCGAAGCCGACCAGCCCCAGCGTCTTACCCTCCAGCTCGGCGCCGATCAGACGGTAGCGGGCGTCCCAATCGCCGCCGCGTAGGGCGCGGTCGGCCTCCAGGATGTGCTTGGCCAAGGCCACCATCATCCCCAGGCACTGCTCGGCCACGGACTCATCGTTGGCATACGGTGTATTGACAACGGTGATGCCGAGCTCGGCAGCCGCCACGCGGTCGATCGCTTCCACGCCCACACCGTGACGGGCGACCACTTTCAAGCGCGGGGCGGCCTGCATCAGCCGCCGGGTGACCTTTCCGTTGGCGCGGAGGATGATCCCATCAACCTCGGCTACCACCTGCAGGAGAGCCTCCTCGTCCAGGCTGGGCGCCATGCGCACTTCCGCCCGCTCAGCGAGCCAGGCGACGGCTTT
This Anaerolineales bacterium DNA region includes the following protein-coding sequences:
- a CDS encoding hydroxyacid dehydrogenase; this encodes MSRPVVLLYEPMHEKAVAWLAERAEVRMAPSLDEEALLQVVAEVDGIILRANGKVTRRLMQAAPRLKVVARHGVGVEAIDRVAAAELGITVVNTPYANDESVAEQCLGMMVALAKHILEADRALRGGDWDARYRLIGAELEGKTLGLVGFGKIGQRLAKICHLGLDMPIVYYDVVAYPEVEDALGARRASLDEVLAQADFVSVHVPLVPETRGLINEAALRKMKPSAYLINSSRGPVVDQAALLRALQEGWIAGAGLDVFDPEPLPAGSPLLKLENVVVSPHMAAHTDEALYRMALAVQDVMAVIEGKAPEFPVAPPD